The DNA segment CAACAACAAAGACATCTACTTACTCACAAGCAATGGTGTCTATAGAGTGGTTAGGCCAAGCCGCTGCAACTTGACTTGCTCCAAGGAGAACTCCACGGTAGCTAGAAGAAACCCTGGTCCCTCggtttctccttcttcttcttcgtcttcttgtTATATGCATATGAATGGTTTCCATGGAATCTTGGTGTCTTTGTCTTTGATTCTACTGGCTTTGTTAGTGTAAGTGTATGTGGAGAAGGTCTATctttttttcatatgttttaaaGAATATTTGTGAGTTCTGTTATTCAATTTGTATGATCAGGATGTTCTGAGAGACTGCACACATACATGTATCATAAATGAGACAGGTTGAAGAGATTTTTACAAATGTATGTTATTTGACATTGTGAATGTTGTTAATCTCAGTGTACAATTAACTCTTTTCCAACGTTGTATTAACCAAAAAAGAACATTTGTAGTCATGGAGAATCCTTATGAAGGACGTAAGGTGTTTCTTGTTCTATGAAGAGGTGAACAAAAATTTCCATTTATATGAAGAAATTGGTTTTAtacatatgaaaataaattaactgATTGAAGTGAATAAACAGTAAGACTAATTTTTTTCTCCCCTACTCTTCTCTGCATTTTCTGAAGGCTTGAAGTTTGCAGACCAATCAAAGTGAAGTCCAGAGTCTCTCTATGGTGAGCTTGCAAAATTGACATTCTACAGCACGCTTGAAGGCATATTATATCTCAGAGAACGTCCCTCAATAATCATCATCTCATGTTACAACACTCTGGCTTGTTCTGTCTTAAGAGCTTGTCCCATAAGCATATCATCTGTCTTGGAGACTGGTAATGAGCTGTGTAGTAGTTCTCAACACAACCGAACTGGCAAAATCTAAGACTGTGTCTGTAGTCCACTGGGTTTGATGTGTTTTTGAAATGCTCCACCCACATTCCTACACTCACGtcctccatcttgaacagctggTGTATGttcacataaacaaaaaaaaaatgaatatataacTGAGAATAAACAAGTTGTGTCACAATTAGTTTATGATTCTCTCTTCTCCTTACCCGTAGTTTGTGTCTCTCAAACTCTTCCACGATGAAGCGTGCAATGTCAGAAGACAGAACATATCCAGGTCCATTTGCATAGGGTGGATAGTCTTCCTCTGGCCATTCCTGATATACAACAACCACTCAAACACCATTTCACTATATCAAACAACACAGAGATGGAGTGTGATGCACAAGAATGTATATACCTCGTATGTGACAGCCCATTTACCACCACGGAGAGGTTTGTGGTAATAATTCATGTTACCAATGTACAAGCTTCTACCTTCGGGTACTTTCTTCACTTCATTGATCACTGCGCCAAGTTTCACAAATGTATCATCGTCACACTTCATTATATACTTTGCAGAGTATGCAAGAGCCTGCACCAATCAAAATTCCATTGTTTTCACACTTCATTAAGAACAATTATGTGGAAGCATGTCCTATATATAACTCACTCCGTGTTCACATATGGCAACAGTTTTGAGGACGACAAGATCATAGCTATCCATGTAAGGAACAAGTACAATGTCCCCAAAGTACTCTGCTTCTTTCTTCAGTTCCACATTCACCTCTTTCCTCCCATGCTGTTAAAACGCACACGAGTGCCCCTCAGTTATCTATCCTTCAAAGAGTTATACTTTGATGAAACAATGTAACTTACGAGTGCAACAAAGAAACGAGCAACAACTTTTGAAGATGTGATGAGAACATGCTGCATCCACGACTTCCTCACAGCCATCCGTTCTCCGAAATGATTCCCCGCCGAAAGAATACCGATAAAAAGCTCCACAGGCCCATCGGGTACTAAAGGAGCCTGCCATCTTTTCGACAACTCGAGATGCCTCTGGGGAGCAAAACTGGGGTGTGATGTTGGCAGAGAGGCAACAACCACAGAGTGGACATCAATGTCTCCGTTCACAGTCAATCCTGTTGCATCCTCCAGCGTGAAACCCTACAAAGAATCACACAAAAGTCAGTCATTGCTATTTTATCTGCAAGATAATCATGTGtaggatatgtatatatactcaCGGTGCGATAAGGGAAAGATGTAACGTGTTGTCCATCAACATTGATATGGTAACCTTCTAAACCAGCGCTGAGAGTGAGAACAAAGAGCTTCTCTTCCACAAAAGGAAACGGCCATTCAACTTTAACCCTTTTCCTCCTTCCTA comes from the Brassica napus cultivar Da-Ae chromosome A7, Da-Ae, whole genome shotgun sequence genome and includes:
- the LOC106354407 gene encoding hydroxyproline O-galactosyltransferase GALT5; protein product: MKKPKSSKPEKIDKLDLFSSLWKQRSFRVIIAIGLLYLLMVTVEIPLVFKSWSSSNSVSIDSLSRPEKLETEEQDPPQIEIISNPPPKPDSKPALNREHHRGLLSSLRFDSETFDPSSKDGSVELHKSAKEAWQLGRKLWKELESGRLEKSVEKPENKTDSCPNSVSLTGSEFMNRENKLMELPCGLTLGSHITLVGRPRKSYPKGGDGDGSMLVSQFVIELQGLKTVDGEDPPRILHFNPRLKGDWSRRPVIEQNTCYRMQWGSSQRCEGWRSRAEEETVDSHVKCEKWIRDDDNYSEGSRARWWLNRLIGRRKRVKVEWPFPFVEEKLFVLTLSAGLEGYHINVDGQHVTSFPYRTGFTLEDATGLTVNGDIDVHSVVVASLPTSHPSFAPQRHLELSKRWQAPLVPDGPVELFIGILSAGNHFGERMAVRKSWMQHVLITSSKVVARFFVALHGRKEVNVELKKEAEYFGDIVLVPYMDSYDLVVLKTVAICEHGALAYSAKYIMKCDDDTFVKLGAVINEVKKVPEGRSLYIGNMNYYHKPLRGGKWAVTYEEWPEEDYPPYANGPGYVLSSDIARFIVEEFERHKLRLFKMEDVSVGMWVEHFKNTSNPVDYRHSLRFCQFGCVENYYTAHYQSPRQMICLWDKLLRQNKPECCNMR